In Dryobates pubescens isolate bDryPub1 chromosome 31, bDryPub1.pri, whole genome shotgun sequence, one DNA window encodes the following:
- the MTHFD2 gene encoding bifunctional methylenetetrahydrofolate dehydrogenase/cyclohydrolase, mitochondrial, with the protein MATALCPLRALSRVPLRPRARRLHLSAPRDDAVVISGRKLARQIRQEARQEVEQLVAAGNKRPHLSVVLVGENPASHSYVLNKTRAAADVGISSETILRPASITEEELLDLISKLNNDADVDGLLVQLPLPEHIDERRICNAVSPDKDVDGFHVINVGRMCLDQDSMLPATPWGVWEIIKRTGIPTLGRNVVVAGRSKNVGMPIAMLLHTDGRHERPGGDATVTISHRYTPKEQLKQHTIRADIVVAAAGIPNLITADMIKEGAAVIDVGITRVQDPITAQPRLVGDVDFEGVRKKASFITPVPGGVGPMTVAMLMKNTIIAAKKLLKPKELEALSA; encoded by the exons ATGGCAACCGCGCTCTGTCCGCTCCGTGCCTTGAGCCGCGTCCCGCTGCGGCCCCGCGCCCGCCGCCTGCATCTCAGCGCGCCCAG GGATGATGCAGTGGTGATCTCTGGGAGGAAGCTGGCTCGGCAGATCAGGCAGGaggccaggcaggaggtggAGCAGTTGGTTGCAGCCGGGAACAAGAGACCTCACCTCAGCGTCGTCCTGGTGGGGGAGAACCCAGCCAGCCACTCCTATGTGCTGAACAaaaccagagcagctgctgatgtTG GAATCAGCAGTGAAACCATTCTCAGGCCAGCTTCCATCActgaagaggagctgctggatctGATCAGCAAACTCAATAACGATGCTGATGTGGATGGCCTCCTAgtgcagcttcctctgcctg AGCACATCGACGAGCGCAGGATCTGCAACGCCGTCAGCCCGGACAAGGACGTCGACGGCTTCCACGTGATCAACGTGGGCAGGATGTGCCTGGACCAGGACTCCATGCTGCCAGCCACCCCCTGGGGGGTGTGGGAGATCATCAAGAGAACTG ggatccccaccctgggcaggaaCGTGGTGGTGGCTGGCAGGTCGAAGAACGTGGGCATGCCGATCGCCATGCTGCTGCACACCGACGGCCGCCACGAGCGCCCGGGAG GAGATGCCACAGTGACCATCTCCCACCGCTACACccccaaggagcagctgaagcagcacaCGATCAGAGCTGACAtcgtggtggcagcagcag GCATCCCCAACCTGATCACTGCTGACATGATCAAAGAAGGAGCTGCAGTTATTGATGTGGGCATCACCAGAGTGCAGGATCCCATCACTGCCCAACCCAGGCTGGTGGGGGATGTGGATTTTGAAG gggtgaGGAAGAAGGCCAGCTTCATCACCCCCgtgcctgggggggttgggcCCATGACAGTGGCCATGCTGATGAAGAACACCATCATTGCTGCCAAGAAGCTGCTGAAACCCAAAGAGCTGGAAGCATTAAGTGCTTAA